From the Aerococcus viridans genome, the window AAATGCGCTTTGTGGGCATATAATAATTCGTCCAAGACGCGTTTAGCCATCTGACCACCTGGTACTAAGGGGTTAATCGTGAAGGCATGTAAAGCTGCCCCATAATTTCCTTCAACGGCAGCACGGATAACTGTTTCTTCCATCCCCTTCATCAATTGGATCATCCCACGCGCGGCTGGCATAAATTCGCCCCAGTTGAATGGTACGGCACCGTGGCTAGTGATTTGGGCAGATACTTCCACAATAGCATCATACGGTAGGTCTTGGATTGTCCCGTTATTTTGGGTAGAGACCACCATAACAGTTCGTTTGTCGTTGTAAATAGAGGCGATGACCTCACAAGCGGCGTCAGAATAGTAAGTCCCACCACGTTGGGTTAATTCTTCAGGCTTGTAGTCTAAAGCTGGGTCTTTATACAATTCAAACAATTGTTGCTCAGTCTTCTTCACGACTTGTGCACGGGTTGCACCTGCTTGAAACTCTTCAATAGAATGTTGTAACATCTCATCTTCAGAGTAGTAGTAACGGTGGTAACCACATGGTAGCATAGCTAAATCTTGAATTTGTTCAATATGGTAGTTGGCATCATGGATATTCTTCAAGGCTGATTCTGGCCCATCATCTGATTTTTTGTATAGTAAATCAATGACTTTAGCTGTTAATTCCTTGCCTTGACGGTCCCAAACTTTATGCCAGTGGAAGTGGTTAATACCCGCAAATTGGTAGAACAAGTCATCCTGGTCGACATCTAACTGCCCAGCTATGTCCATGCAGTGAGTGATTGGCACGTTACATAAACCAATTGTCCGCTTCCAACCAAATTGCTTGATCGCCGCTTCAGTGACCATCCCCGCTGGATTGGTAAAGTTAATCAACCAAGCATCCGGACATTGTACTTTCATATCTTCAATAATTTGGCCGATAATCGGAATGGTTCTAAAGGCTTTCAACATCCCTCCGGCACCATTAGTTTCTTGACCTAAAATCCCGTGAGATAAAGGAATACGTTCATCCTTCACACGTGCATCCAGCAAGCCCACACGGAATTGCGTTGTGACAAAGTCCGCATCTTTCAAGGCATTGAACCGGTCTAAAGTTAAGGTAACCTTCCAGTCTAAACCAGCAGCCTTCACCATCCGTTTAGCCATTTCCCCAACGATATTTAATTTTTCCTGCCCTGCCTCAATATCCACTAAGACAATCTCATCAATTGGCATCTCATCTTTACGTTTAATGTAACCTTCAATTAATTCTGGTGTATACGAAGAACCGCCACCAATTGTGACAATTTTTAACCCTTTACCCATCCTGTATAACCTCCTATAATTTGATTACCCTCATCATATTCGAAATTGTAACCCTTTACAATATGAACAAATCAAATAGTAAGGCCAAACACAAAGTAAGCCCATCTATTTGAAATTCCTGTGTCACCCTTACACAAAATATGCTACTATTTGTAAAAAGGGGGCGCCACCATGTTGCTGATTGAACAAATGAAAACCACTCACTTTTCCCACGCTGAACAATCCTTAGTGCAATACATGATTGAACATCCAGAAAAACTCGACCAATTAACGACTACGCATTTCGCAGAAATTACCCATACCAATCCAACCAGTCTCATCCGGGTAGCCAAGAAACTGGGTTACAAAGGTTGGACGGATTTACGCACCGCCTACCTAGACGAATGGTTGTATTTAAATAGCCACTACAATGCCATTGACGCCAACCGTCCTTTCGCAAAAAACGATTCACTAGCCACTATCGCCAACAAGATGGCCAGTCTAGACCAAAACACCATCCAAGATACCCTATATTTACTGGACTACCAGGAAATCCAGAAGGCCCAAGACATCTTGTTGAAGGCTAAAAATATTAAAATTTTCGGTAGTCATACCAATGCCATGATTTCACAGGAATTCGTGACCAAGATGCGACGGATTAACCGAAACGTGACTATCGCTTCCACCTTTCATTATGTAGACTATGAAGCCTACCATTCGGATCAAGATACCTGCGCTATTATTATTTCTTATTCTGGAGAGAATGCTGGGTTAATTAAATGCATGGAAATATTGAAGCATAAGGAAGTGCCTATTATCAGTCTGACCAGCATTGGGGACAACACGATTTCACAGATGAGTGATTGCCGGTTGAATATTACGACTCGGGAAAAATTGTACTCCAAAATCGGTAACTTCACCTCTAATACCTCGATCATTTACCTACTTAACTTGCTTTACGCCATAGTCTTTGCCAAAGACTATGACGAAAACCTGGACCACATCATTACAGTCGGCAAGTACTTTGACCAACGAACTACAAGTGTTGATATTATGCGTGAAAACTAGACGAAACTTCAGAATAAAAACATGTCCTAAAGAATTTCATAATCT encodes:
- a CDS encoding 6-phospho-beta-glucosidase; translated protein: MGKGLKIVTIGGGSSYTPELIEGYIKRKDEMPIDEIVLVDIEAGQEKLNIVGEMAKRMVKAAGLDWKVTLTLDRFNALKDADFVTTQFRVGLLDARVKDERIPLSHGILGQETNGAGGMLKAFRTIPIIGQIIEDMKVQCPDAWLINFTNPAGMVTEAAIKQFGWKRTIGLCNVPITHCMDIAGQLDVDQDDLFYQFAGINHFHWHKVWDRQGKELTAKVIDLLYKKSDDGPESALKNIHDANYHIEQIQDLAMLPCGYHRYYYSEDEMLQHSIEEFQAGATRAQVVKKTEQQLFELYKDPALDYKPEELTQRGGTYYSDAACEVIASIYNDKRTVMVVSTQNNGTIQDLPYDAIVEVSAQITSHGAVPFNWGEFMPAARGMIQLMKGMEETVIRAAVEGNYGAALHAFTINPLVPGGQMAKRVLDELLYAHKAHLPQFADKIAEIEANQPDVVAYVDELMKSN
- a CDS encoding MurR/RpiR family transcriptional regulator — encoded protein: MLLIEQMKTTHFSHAEQSLVQYMIEHPEKLDQLTTTHFAEITHTNPTSLIRVAKKLGYKGWTDLRTAYLDEWLYLNSHYNAIDANRPFAKNDSLATIANKMASLDQNTIQDTLYLLDYQEIQKAQDILLKAKNIKIFGSHTNAMISQEFVTKMRRINRNVTIASTFHYVDYEAYHSDQDTCAIIISYSGENAGLIKCMEILKHKEVPIISLTSIGDNTISQMSDCRLNITTREKLYSKIGNFTSNTSIIYLLNLLYAIVFAKDYDENLDHIITVGKYFDQRTTSVDIMREN